A section of the Neofelis nebulosa isolate mNeoNeb1 chromosome 12, mNeoNeb1.pri, whole genome shotgun sequence genome encodes:
- the OMD gene encoding osteomodulin: MGFLSPACVLFCFFGVKVYCQYENYQWDEDYDQEPDDVYQPEFQFHQNEDYQVPFHRYMLGCATECFCPPNFPSSMYCDNRKLKTIPRVPAHIQQVYLQFNEIEAVTADSFINATYLKEINLSHNKITSQKIDYGVFAKLSNLLQLHLQHNNLEEFPFPLPKSLERLLLGYNEISRLQTNAMDGLVNLTMLDLCYNHLEDSMLQENILAKMKKLMQLNLCNNRLESMPPGLPSSLMYLSLENNSISSIPENYFSELPKLNALRMSHNKLQDIPYNIFNLSNLIELNVGHNKLKQAFYIPRNLQHLYLENNEIENINVTVMCPSIDPLHYHHLTYIRMDQNKLKEPISSYISLCFPLLHTIYYGEQRSTDGQTIQLKTQVFRRFQGDEDSEERDDQQEGPEQEETEENIDPHYYGS, translated from the exons atgggctTTTTAAGTCCAGCATGtgtccttttctgcttttttggaGTCAAAGTCTACTGCCAATATGAAAATTATCAATGGGATGAAGATTATGATCAAGAGCCAGATGATGTCTACCAACCAGAATTTCAATTTCATCAGAATGAGGACTATCAAGTTCCTTTTCATCGGTACATGTTAGGCTGTGCCACTGAATGCTTCTGCCCACCCAACTTTCCATCATCAATGTACTGTGACAATCGCAAACTCAAGACTATCCCGCGTGTCCCAGCTCACATACAGCAAGTCTATCTTCAGTTCAACGAAATTGAGGCTGTGACTGCAGATTCATTCATCAATGCAACTTATCTTAAAGAAATCAATCTCAGCCACAACAAGATTACATCTCAAAAGATTGATTATGGTGTGTTTGCTAAGTTGTCAAATCTACTACAACTTCATCTACAGCATAACAACTTAGAagaatttccatttcctcttcccaAGTCTTTGGAAAGACTTCTTCTTGGCTACAATGAGATCTCCAGATTGCAGACAAATGCCATGGATGGGCTAGTAAACTTGACAATGCTTGATCTCTGTTATAATCATCTTGAAGATTCCATGTTACAAGAAAACATActtgctaaaatgaaaaaattaatgcaGCTCAACTTATGTAATAACAGATTAGAATCCATGCCTCCTGGTCTGCCTTCTTCACTTATGTACCTGTCTTTAGAAAATAACTCAATTTCTTCCATACCAGAAAATTACTTCAGTGAACTTCCAAAACTTAATGCTCTACGAATGTCACACAACAAACTACAAGACATcccatataatatttttaatctttccaacCTTATAGAGCTCAATGTTGGACACAACAAACTGAAACAAGCATTCTATATTCCAAGGAATTTACAACACCTATACCTAGAAAATAACGAAATTGAAA ataTCAATGTTACAGTGATGTGTCCATCTATTGATCCACTACATTACCACCATTTAACATACATTCGTATGGaccaaaataaactaaaagagcCAATAAGCTCATAcatttccctctgcttccctcttctaCACACTATTTATTATGGTGAGCAAAGAAGCACTGATGGTCAAACAATACAGCTGAAGACCCAAGTTTTCAGGAGATTTCAAGGTGATGAAGACAGTGAAGAACGTGATGATCAACAAGAAGGTCcagaacaagaagaaacagaagaaaacattgaCCCTCACTATTATGGAAGTTAA